A stretch of Neisseria subflava DNA encodes these proteins:
- the trxB gene encoding thioredoxin-disulfide reductase, with amino-acid sequence MSNHHKLIILGSGPAGYTAAVYAARANLNPVIITGVEQGGQLMTTTEVDNWPADAEGVQGPELMARFQAHAERFGTEMIFDQIHTVDLQNRPFTLKGDMGEYTCDALIVATGASAKYLGLPSEETFAGKGVSACATCDGFFYKKQDVAVVGGGNTAVEEALYLANIANTVTLIHRRDSFRAEKIMVDKLMQRVEEGKIILKLNSSIDEILGDESGVTGARLKHNDGSTEEIAVKGVFIAIGHKPNTDIFKGQLDMDETGYLKTKGGTGDNVGATNIEGVWAAGDVKDHTYRQAITSAASGCQAALDAERWLDRHGV; translated from the coding sequence ATGAGCAACCATCATAAACTCATCATCCTCGGCTCCGGCCCTGCCGGCTATACTGCCGCCGTCTATGCCGCCCGTGCCAATCTCAACCCTGTGATCATTACCGGCGTTGAACAAGGCGGACAACTGATGACCACCACCGAAGTGGACAACTGGCCTGCCGATGCCGAAGGTGTACAAGGTCCGGAACTGATGGCCCGTTTCCAAGCCCATGCCGAACGCTTCGGCACCGAAATGATTTTCGACCAAATCCATACCGTTGATTTGCAAAACCGTCCGTTTACCCTCAAAGGCGATATGGGCGAATACACCTGCGATGCGCTCATCGTTGCCACCGGCGCATCCGCCAAATATTTAGGTTTGCCAAGCGAAGAAACCTTTGCCGGCAAAGGCGTTTCCGCCTGCGCAACTTGCGATGGCTTCTTCTATAAAAAACAAGATGTTGCTGTAGTAGGTGGTGGTAATACCGCTGTGGAAGAAGCCCTCTACCTTGCCAATATCGCCAACACCGTTACCCTGATTCACCGCCGTGACAGCTTCCGCGCCGAGAAAATCATGGTGGACAAACTGATGCAACGCGTCGAAGAAGGCAAAATCATCCTCAAGCTCAACAGCTCGATTGATGAAATCTTGGGCGACGAAAGCGGCGTTACCGGTGCACGCCTGAAACACAATGACGGCAGCACTGAAGAAATCGCTGTCAAAGGCGTTTTCATCGCCATCGGCCACAAACCCAACACCGATATCTTCAAAGGCCAACTCGATATGGATGAAACCGGCTACCTGAAAACCAAAGGTGGTACCGGTGACAATGTCGGCGCAACCAATATCGAAGGCGTATGGGCGGCAGGCGACGTCAAAGACCATACCTACCGTCAAGCCATCACCAGCGCAGCTTCCGGCTGCCAAGCTGCGCTTGATGCCGAACGTTGGCTCGACCGCCACGGCGTATGA